The genome window GGATTCCGAGGGACATCGCGCATCGCCCCCATCTCAAAGAGATGATCTTGGGATAGCTGGTGTGATCACGGCGTCCGAGCCTTCCTGGATAGCCCCGTTCACTGGGCTGAGCCCGCGTCAGTGCAACAAGCTGATCCACCCGGGCCACCCGCGACCTCACCTCCGCCCTTGAACGGCTCGGCGCCGACCGCCAGGTCGAAGAGGCCCACCCACGGCGCCGACCCGCTCCGCCTGTCCTTCGTCTTCGGCATCGATGAGAAGACGGCCATCCGCTACGCGGCGTCGGTACGCGTGCTTCTGGGTGAGACTGTCGAGCAGTCATCGCGGCGAAACTCGCTCGCCCTGGTTACCTCCTTGAAGAGACCCTATGGGCATGGAGTTCCTCTGCTACCACCGCGACCGGCCCGGCTCCCTGCCGCTGCGCGACGAGCTAGTGGAAGATCATTGGTCCTACATGGACCGGTACGCGAAGGAGATGATCGCCCGGGGCCCCACCCTCGCCGCCGACGGCGACACACCCACCGGAAGCGTGCACATCGTCGACCTGCCCGATCCCGCCGCTGCCCGCGCTTTCGCCTTCGACGAGCCGAACTACCAGGCCGGCGCCTACCGGGACGTACTGCTGCGACGGTGGCGCAACACGCTGAGGCGCACGATGTGGGACTTCCCCGGCGGCCGGACCGGCGGCAACCGGTATCTGGTGCTCGGCCTCGGCACAGGGCAGGCCGCCGACCTCGCGGTGCCGCCCGACCGGGACGAGCTGATCGCCTACGGGCCGCTACTGTCCGACGACGGCACCACCTGGCTGGGCACGGCGGTGTTGCTCCGGGCGCCGGACCCGGAGACGGCACGCGCCATCCTGACCCCGGACCGGTACGCCGACATCGAGGTGCACAACTGGCAGTTCGGCGGGCGCCCCTCATGACGGAGGACGTCAGGCCGACGTCACCGCGGAAGTCCGTCGTATTGCTCGGCATCCCCTTGTTTCACCCGAACCCGCGGATGGATCGGCCTGAGGCATACTGGCGGACCCCTGGGTTCCGCTGAACAACTTTCAGTTTCCCCGAGGCCAGGGATCAGGGGAGAGCCTTTCGGTGTGCCGATCTCGCGCCGGTGGGCGGCCGGCAACCTGGCGAGGAACTCCACGGTGTGGCGTGGGACGTCGGGCGCGGCAGCATAGGCGACCAACGTGAAGCCTCTGGTTCGAGCGGACATGATCTTGAAAGACCAGTCCTACCAGGGGCTTCACGCCTGCCCGTCCTCGTGGCCCACCTGGAGATCATTTCGCTGGGGGAGCCTCAGTGGGTAAGAGCCGCGCTGGGCTCAGCCCCAGGTCTTGCCGGCCGGTTCCTTGATGGTGCGGTTGATCCGGTTGAAGAAGTTGGTCAGCGCGATCTCCAGGTTGATCGCGCCGATCTGCTCCTCGGTGAAGTGGGCGTTGACCTCTTCCCAGATCTCGTCCGTGACACCTGGCGCACCATCCTGCAGCCGGGTGGCGGCCTCGGTCAGCGCCAGAGCCGCGCGCTCCGCATCGGTGTAGAACGGCGCCTCGCGCCACGCTGCGACATTGTGCAGCCGCTCGTCGGTGTCACCGGCCTTCTTCCCCCCGGAGACACCAGCGTAGACGCACGCCGAGCAGCTGTTGATCTGGCTGGCGCGCAGGTGGACCAGCGCGAGCAGCTTCGAGTCGACGCCCCCGGCGGCGATCGCCTTGTGGAGGTGCTCGATCGCGGTCCACACATCCGGGTTGGCCGTGTTCTTGTTCTTGAGCCGGTTCTCCATGGGGGAGTGCTCTCCTTCATCGAGTTACGTTGCGGCGCCTCTGCGCGTCATCCCTATGACGGAGCAGCTTCCAGGGAGGTAACAACATGGCCGGCACCCATCCCGCAGACCCGATCGCCGACGCCTTCGAGTGCCACCGTGACCGGCTCCACGGCGTCGCCCACCGCATGCTCGGATCACATGCCGACGCGGAAGACGTGGTCCAAGAGGCGTGGCTGCGTCTGTCCCGCCAGGACGCCGACACCATCGACAACCTCGGCGGCTGGCTGACCACCGTGGTCGGCCGCATCAGCCTCGATTACCTGCGGTCGAGCCGTATCCGCCCGGAAGTCTCCTTCGACGACCAGCTGCCCGAATTCACCGTGACGCTCGACGACGCACCTGCTCCGGAGGAGCTCGTGGCGCTCGGGGACTCCGTCGGCCTCGCGCTCCTCACGGTCCTCGACTCGCTTCGCCCTGACGAACGACTGGCGTTCGTGCTGCACGACGTGTTCGCCGTGGCCTTCGGCGAGATCGGCACCATTCTCGGCAAGTCCGCCGACGCGACCAAAATGCTGGCCAGCCGCGCCCGCAGGAAAGTACAAGCCGCCCAGCAGCCGGCAAGCGCCGGACGACAACAACGCGCGGTGGTCCAAGCCTTCCTGGCCGCGGCCCGCGACGGCCGATTCGAGCAGCTGCTGCAGGTCCTCCACCCCGAAGTGAAGTTCACCGTCCACACCCCGAACGGCGCGTTCGTGACGCTGGGAGCAACTGAAGTCGCCACCCGCGCGCGAGTGGCCGGCAGCGCAGCACGAGGACATGCGGCGACCGTCAACGGCCGCCCCGGCGTCATCTCCTGGAGCGAGGACGGCACCACGCTTTCCCTCCTGGCCTTCACTGTCGCCGACGGCCATATCACCGAGATCACCGCCGTGGTCGATCCGGCCGAACTCGCGCTCATGCACCTGCCGAACCCGGTGTGACTCCCTACTGGCGAAGGCCCGCATACTCGAAGTGGTCCACGCCGGATCCGGCAGAGACGTTGAACCTGGCCTCTGAGAAAACCTCACTCAGGGAGATGTCGGCTTGATCAACGTCAGTGGCTTCTGATGTCGCTCGGCCCATCCGCGTGTCGCCATGCGGGGTATTCGATCGGTTATGCCCTCTCCAAGCGGGTGTGCTGCGTGGAGGTCGTGTGGCATCTCGCTTCCGCCTCGGCGGTACTGCGTAATGTTGGGCTTCCGGACGGATCATGGGGGGCTTGTGAGTCTGAAGAACGCCTACTTGGAGACCGCCGCGCTGGCCGCAGCGTTGCTGGACTCACCGGAAGTGGCCGCTTCGTGGGAGAAACCCAGCGCATTGGCGCAGTGGACTGTCGGTGGTCTGGCCGGCCACCTCGCGTATCAGATTTTCAGCGTGGATCCGGCGCTGGAGGGACCCGCCTCTGAGCAGGAACCCATCCCAGTGCTGGAACACTATGCGCGAGCCGTGTGGATTGATGCGCCGCTCGACGGTGAAGTCAGCTCTGGGATTCGAGCGAAGGGCGACGGCATCTCGTCCGAAGGCGTGCGGCGCCTGGTCGAGCGGGTCCATGCCGCGCTCGACCAGCAGCGGTCCGGCCTTGAGGAGGTGCATGGCGACTGGGTGGTGTTCATGCCGCAAACGGGGTGGGCGCTGAGCCTGGACGACTTCCTCGTGACCCGACTGGTCGAGCTCGCTGTGCATATGGATGACCTGGCGGTCAGCGTGGGCCTCAGCGTGCCGAAGCTTCCCGGCGCGGCCCTCGATCCGGTAGTTGCGCTGCTGACGGGGCTTGCCATCCGGCGCCATGGCCAAGCGGCAATGCTGCGTGCCCTGACTCGCGCGGAGCGGGCACCAACTGCGATCAACGTGTTCTGAACATTGCGTCAGCTCGCATCAGCCCGTTCGGCATGGGCTCTGGGACGTGGTCCTTGCTGACAAGGCGCACTCCTCCCGCGCGATCCGCGACCATCTGCGCAAGCGCTGCATCCGCGTGGTGATTCCCGTTCCGGCGGACCAGGGCGGCCACCGGCTGCGTCTAAGCGCGGTACATGGACCGGTGTTCCGAACTCCGCACTCTTGTCGATCTCGCGGGTCAGCCTTCGGATGGACGCGGGGCGCGCCGGTGCGCTCGTTCCTTCAGCTCCTCCTCGTCGACCAGCGTGAGCATCGGCTGACCCGGCGCGCACACCATGGTCACCACGAACTTGGTCGGTGCGTCCGACAGGGCGTTGCCGTCCTGGTAGTGGATCACGTCACCGCCTGGCTCCCAGAACGTCCCACCGGCCTCGACCACACGCTCCGGCTCGCCCTCGAGCTCGAACCGGAGGGCGCCCTCCATCACGTAGCCGAACGACGGGCCCGAGTGGCGATGCGGAGGGAGCCCGGGATGACCGGGAGGCCACTCGACGAGGATGGTCATCCCCGAACCCCCTTCGGGAAAGAAGGGCGGAGTGACTTCCTGCAGCAACTTGACTTCGGGCGGCAAGGAGACCTCGTGGGCGCTTCCGTGCTCTGAGTTCTTCGCGGACATGTACCACACCTCCGTAAGCCTGCCCGGAATGGGCGATCTTGCGCCGGCCACCGCATTTCCGGACAGGTGTACCGACCCACTCGTTCGGCGGTGACCATGTTCGCCGGTACCCGGCTCACACAACTCGCTTCGCGATGAGGACAAGCCACAGCCCACATCCGTGACAGGCCCTGCGTCTCCTGCCTCGCCCAAACGGTCTCCCCACCACCCTGCC of Streptomyces cynarae contains these proteins:
- a CDS encoding YciI family protein, with the protein product MEFLCYHRDRPGSLPLRDELVEDHWSYMDRYAKEMIARGPTLAADGDTPTGSVHIVDLPDPAAARAFAFDEPNYQAGAYRDVLLRRWRNTLRRTMWDFPGGRTGGNRYLVLGLGTGQAADLAVPPDRDELIAYGPLLSDDGTTWLGTAVLLRAPDPETARAILTPDRYADIEVHNWQFGGRPS
- a CDS encoding cupin domain-containing protein, with translation MSAKNSEHGSAHEVSLPPEVKLLQEVTPPFFPEGGSGMTILVEWPPGHPGLPPHRHSGPSFGYVMEGALRFELEGEPERVVEAGGTFWEPGGDVIHYQDGNALSDAPTKFVVTMVCAPGQPMLTLVDEEELKERAHRRAPRPSEG
- a CDS encoding carboxymuconolactone decarboxylase family protein codes for the protein MENRLKNKNTANPDVWTAIEHLHKAIAAGGVDSKLLALVHLRASQINSCSACVYAGVSGGKKAGDTDERLHNVAAWREAPFYTDAERAALALTEAATRLQDGAPGVTDEIWEEVNAHFTEEQIGAINLEIALTNFFNRINRTIKEPAGKTWG
- a CDS encoding maleylpyruvate isomerase N-terminal domain-containing protein — encoded protein: MSLKNAYLETAALAAALLDSPEVAASWEKPSALAQWTVGGLAGHLAYQIFSVDPALEGPASEQEPIPVLEHYARAVWIDAPLDGEVSSGIRAKGDGISSEGVRRLVERVHAALDQQRSGLEEVHGDWVVFMPQTGWALSLDDFLVTRLVELAVHMDDLAVSVGLSVPKLPGAALDPVVALLTGLAIRRHGQAAMLRALTRAERAPTAINVF
- a CDS encoding sigma-70 family RNA polymerase sigma factor yields the protein MAGTHPADPIADAFECHRDRLHGVAHRMLGSHADAEDVVQEAWLRLSRQDADTIDNLGGWLTTVVGRISLDYLRSSRIRPEVSFDDQLPEFTVTLDDAPAPEELVALGDSVGLALLTVLDSLRPDERLAFVLHDVFAVAFGEIGTILGKSADATKMLASRARRKVQAAQQPASAGRQQRAVVQAFLAAARDGRFEQLLQVLHPEVKFTVHTPNGAFVTLGATEVATRARVAGSAARGHAATVNGRPGVISWSEDGTTLSLLAFTVADGHITEITAVVDPAELALMHLPNPV